TCGCTGGGGCGGGGACGCTCCGTGGTGGGGATTCCCCGTCTCCCCGagtttcactttctctctcacaACCTGTGTCGGGCCCTCCTGCCTGGACACTCGTGACGCGGCCCCACTTCTCACTCCCATTGCGTGTCCCGTTTCTGGAGAAGCCAATCAGCGTCCCCGCGGTTCCCGGTTATAAAGTGTCCACCGAGCCGCCGGGACTCAGCTTCTCCTCAGATCCCGAGGATGCTGGTCATGGCGCCGCGAACCCTCCTCCTGCTGCTCTCGGGCGCCCTGGCCCTGACCGAGACCTGGGCGGGTGAGTGCGGGGTCGGGAGGGAACGGCCTCTGCGGGGAGGAGCGAGGGGACCCCGGGGGTCGGGGGGGCAGGACTCCCAGGGAAGGAGCCGCGCCGCCGCCCGCGGCCCAGACCCGCCCCCTCACCCCGGTCCCCGCCTGTCCCTCCCTGGCTTCCcgccccctcttctctccccccGAGGTGCCGGCCCTTCTCCGACCTCCACACCTTTTCCTTCTCACGAgcccctcgccccctccccccccccccagccccgtcACCTCGGACCTGGGACCCGCGCCGGGAGGAGGGTCGGACCGGGTgtcacccctccccgcccccaggctcCCACTCCCTGAGGTATTTCTACACCGGGGTGTCCCGGCCCGGCCGCGGGGAGCCCCGCTTCATCTCTGTTGGCTACGTGGACGACACGCAGTTCGTGCGGTTCGACAGCGACGCCCCGAATCCGAGGGAGGAGCCGCGGGCGCCGTGGGTGGAGCAGGAGGGGCCGGAGTATTGGGATCGGAACACGCGGATCTACAAGGACACCGCACAGGTGTACCGAGTGGACCTGAACACCCTGCGCGGCTACTACAACCAGAGCGAGGCCGGTGAGCGACGCGGGCCCGGGTCCGGGTCACGACCCCCATCCCCAGGGACGGGCCGGCGTCGCCCCGAGTCTCCGGGTCCGAGGGTCACCCCAACATTGCGGGACCCGCCCGGCCACCCGACTTGGGAGGAAACGGCGGGACTTTACCCGGTTTCATTTTCAGTTTGGGTTTAATCGCTGCGGTTGGTCGGGGCGGGGTCAGGGTCTCACACCATCCAGGAGATGTACGGCTGCGACGTGGGGTCGGACGGTCGCTTCCTCCGCGGGTACAGTCAGGACGCCTACGACGGCGCCGATTACATCGCCCTGAACGAGGACCTGCGCTCCTGGACCGCGGCCGACGCGGCGGCTCAGATCACCAAGCGCAAGTGGGAGGCGGCCGGTGAGGCGGAGCGACGCAGGAACTACCTGGAGGGCAGGTGTGTGGAGTGGCTCCTCAGATACCTGGAGACCGGGAAGGACACGCTGCAGCGCGCAGGTACGAGGGGCCGCGGGGCCTCCCTGGTCTCCCCTCGGGCTGGAGCTGGCTTCCCACAAGGGGAGGAAATGGGGTCCCTGTGGGAACAGCGCCCCAACTTCTTGTCGGGAGAGGGAGGAATCCGCCCGGTTTTTCATATTCTGTACAAGACAGTGACTCGCCGGTGGCTTCACTTCTCTGAAAGACAGTTAAGGAATCCAGTCTCTTTGGGGAAGAAGCAGGAAACCATCACTGAAATAACTGACCAGCGGTGCCCTTTGACCCTGACCCCCATTTTGTGAACCATGACTTTCTCTCTCAAGTACCGTTCTCAGCCTGAGAACATCTTAGGAGGCCTGATTCCAGCTTTTCTGAGTCATTCAGCCTCCACTAAAGTCAGGACCATTGCTCTGTATTCTCCCCTTTACATGGAGCCTCCTACCTTGGCTTTCATCCTTATTCTAGAACTTTCCAAGGACTGGGAGATTTTCCCAGACTCCGGAGTCCAGGCTGGTGTCTGGTGTTTTTGCTGCTTCTTTTCAAACCTGTTGTGCTGTCCATTCTCAGGATGGTCACATGATGCTGCTTCAGTGGCCCATGAAGGTAACCCAAAGTGtgaattttctgattcttcctccTCAGACCCTCCAAAGACACACGTGACCCATCACCCCATCTCTGACCGTGCGGTCACCCTGaggtgctgggccctgggcttcTACCCTGAGGAGATTTCACTGACCTGGCAGCGTGATGGGGAGGATCAGACCCAGGACATGGAGCTTGTGGAGACCAGGCCTTCAGGGGACAGAACCTTCCAGAAGTGGGCGGCCCTGGTGGTGCCTTCTGGAGAGGAGCAGAAATACACATGCCATGTGCAGCACGAGGGGCTTCAGGAGCCCCTCACCTTGAGATGGGGTAAGGAGGGACATGGGGGGTGGAGCTTCTTCTCAGATAAGGCAGGAGCCCTTCTGGACACGTTCAGCAAGGTCGGGATTCAAGCCTGAGGTCAGggccccttccctttcctccacagaACCTCCTCAGCCCACCGTCCCCATCATGGGCCTCATCGTTGGCCTGGTTCTCTTGGTGGTCACTGGAGCCGTGGTGGCTGGAGCTGTGATCTGGAGGAAGAAGCGCTCaggtagggaagggagggagggatctgAGTTTTCTTGTCTCACTGGGGAGTTTCAAGCCCAGGTAGAAGTTTGCCTGCATTTTTATTGGGCAGTACCACTCAGAAACATTGCTTGCCAGTCTGGAGACTGGCACTTACCCTTTTGTAAAGCACATGTGGAAGTGAAAGACAGATTTTTTCACCTTCATAATTCCAGTTGGGGACCAGATTACCAGCACTTGAAGGTCAGAGAGGGAAGGTCCCTGCTGAGGACAGACCCCCAGGAGGGCAGAAGTTGATCCAGTCCCCCCACATCTCCTTTCTTTGTGTTCCTGATCCTATCATGGGTTTTGGTCAACGGTTCTGGAAAGTTCTCTGTGGTCCAGGACTAGGGCGTTCCTCTAGGATCTCACAATTCAGTCTTCTCCCTGGTCTCTCACGTGATGTTTTCTTCTTACAGGTGAAAAAGGAGGGAGCTACGCTCAGGCTGCAAGTGAGTGTGGAGGGGGTGTGATTCCTGAGACCCTTGTGAGGGTGCAGACAGGAGGCCATGGGGGGCTCACCCTCCTAAAGTTCCTTCTCTAGTTTCTCTCCTGTGGGTTCTGAGCACGTCCTGGTTTTGTTCTCCCCCAGGCAGTGACAGTGCCCAGGGCTCTGATGTGTCTCTCACGGATCCTAAAGGTGAGACCCTGGAGTGCCTAGATTGGGAGAGGTGTTGGGGCCGAGGGGATGCCCCGGGTGGTGGGGATCTTTGAGTGGGACATTTGAGCATGTGGGGGGCTGATGGGAAGGTCAGTACTTACATGACTGACCTGAATTTGTTCgtgattattttctttcacagTGTGAGACAGCAGCCTCGTGGGGACTGAGTGATGCACGGTCCCACTTTGTGGCTTCAGATCCCATGATTCCTCTTTCTGCAGCTGCATCGGAACGTGTCTGTGTTCCTCTTAGCATAatgtgaggaggtggggagactggcccacccctgcccaccacgacccctccccaccctgaccTGTGTTCTCTTCCCTGATCCACTTGCCTGTTCCAGCAGAGGAAGGGCTGGGCCACCTCCATCCCTGTCTTAACTTCGTGTTGCACTGAGTAATAATGTCTTACTttccttttggaaataaaatctatatatgaagtttgttttttctaattcgTGCCATGAGGGGTTGATGGGATAATAAAGGAAAGGATTCCTAAagtttgagagagaaaataaatggaagcaCTGAGAACCTTCCAGATTCTGTGTGTTTGCTGGGCTGAGTCTGTCGCAGGTGGGACAGGAGGAGGCTGTGAGGAGCTGAGCGTGGACGCGGCCTGTGCCCACTCCATGCTCACTGCATCGTGGGCTTTGATGTGGTCACTGCTCTGCCAGGTcatcttctctgttcctttgtcCTCGTCACTTGAGTAGAACCTTGTCCCACCAGGACCTGTGATCTCAGAGGCTCAGAAATCACCTGGGCCTTGTACTGTCTCCAGGACTGTGGGCAGCAAGGGCTTCCTGTAACCAGGTAGCCTTGGCTCGGGCCTTGGTCTCATCCTCGGACCGTGTCTTTAtcgtgtgtgtttatattttgcttatttagttgttgttgttgttggaataATGACTGTTGTTTTTCATGTGCAGAGTTCTGGTCTCATTCTTCTCTGGGTGTCCCCATCTCTGACAGCAGGAGTCATTTTGCCTGTCATTGTCCCCACAAGTCCAAGGGGGCCCTGCACACAGGATTCTCAGTAGTATCAAGAGAGTAATTTTCAGCCTCATCCAGCTCTTGCCCTCCTTCTAGAGATGTTTGCTGGATTCTTCTTTCCAACTTTTCCCCATCTTTTTAAAGGAACCAGATTCTGGAATTAGCAAAGAGAAGGGACCCAATAGTCTCTCATCTTGACTTAATTCTTGCtggatttctctcttctctgcagcCTGGCCCCTCTTCTGCCCTTAGATAGATCTTCTAAGCCTAGTGCTGACTCCAATCCAAACTGATGGATTTGAAAAGCAGAGTCTAACAGAGTCAGGGTACGTTGGAATATAGGACACATAAGTGCAGGATATTCTTTTCTGAAGCGAGAAGGAGCATGGTGTGTGGTGTGCAGACTGATtggtgtgggagggaggggagatcaGCCCTTGTGAGAAAAGTACAGGCGGCATTGATGTCATTGCGAATGGATGCTGTGCTGTAGCTGCCACAAGACAGCATGTGGCCTGAGGTCACGTTAATAAAGACACTGTCTCTAGAATAGGGAGGTGCTCTACACTGATGATTCATTCAATTGATATTTTTGTGTGCCAGATACATGACACACTATTTTTGCATCTAGGAAACCTCAGGGAACTAACAACAGACAAAACTTGCCAGCCATGTGGAGTATATGTTCTAAGGGAAAGGGCAGAGTGTGCACTCTGAGACTAGTAAGTGAGGGAAGTGTTTACATTAAAAGTTGGTAAGTGCTTTGAGGAAGGTGACCCAGCGTGTAAGtgtgtggggacagggaaggtggCTGTTTTACTAGGGCGGTCAGTGTGGGCCTCATTGAGAAGATGACCTTTGAGTAAAGATGGGAAGGACATGAAGGAATGTCCCCGAGGATGTCTGGGGCAAGTTCTCTCCAGGCAGGGGAGCCTCCAGTGCCAGTGCACTAGGGCAGGAGAGTGTCTGCGTGCTCAAGGAAGAGCGAGGAGGCCATCGTAGCTGGAGGAGAGAGGAACTGAGATGAGATGCAGTGTCCGGACAGATCATATAGACCTAGACAATATTAGAAGGGTTTTGATTTTGTCTGAGTAAGATGCGGAGTTTACAAGATGGTTTGAACAGAAGATTGACCTGGTGTGACTACTCTCTAGAAACATCTGGCTGCTGGGCAGAATCAGGAGGTGAAGGGCAAGAGATTCCATAGAGGAAACTGTAGGAAATGGTGCAGTGTCCAGGCTGGAGATGCTGGTGCTTGTCTGGGGTGTGAGCAGGGAAAGTAATAGTAACTgattggattctggatatattctgaaaatgacGTTTTACAGCAATTCCTAATGGATTAAATTTGGGTTATAAGAAAGCAGAATGAAGGGAGACCCCAAATTTTGAGATTTGCAAGTAGACATGTGGGGCACCTTCCGCAGAAGTGGGGAGACTCTGGAAGCAGCATATTTGAGGAGGCGGCAGCATTGGCATTCGGTTTAGGAAAGTGCAAACTGAGTCTGGGGTTCAGGTGAGATGACTTGGCTGGAGAAATAGTTGGAGGAGGTGACACCCTATAAATGAGGTTTAAAGCTTTGAGAACAGATGAGGTCACCAGGGGAGAATTGGCTACAGAAGAGGAAGGACAAGGACTGAACCCTGGACCCCCCAGCGCTATGCGATCTGATCAGACCACACACCCGAGCAGACCGCACGGTTCTGAACACCGAGTCTAGACGGCACAGAGAGCAGGGGGTCCCGATCTTCCTTGTGCATCACCTGCACACCTCAGGTGGAAGGGAGcgtgagaatctgcattttaaacaagtttgGTGCTGAGGTTGCTGGTCTTCAGATCACACAGTTAGTAGCAACAATGTAGACCAGGATTCCCACGTGGCTGTGCATCAGCCTCACCTGTAGGGCTTGTTCATAAGGGATTCCTGGACTCCATGCCCACATTCTGAGATGGTGGGTCGGGGAAGAGGCCTGAGTACTTTGTAACAATCCCTACAAGCAGTCCTGAGGCTCAGGCAGATTGGGATCCACTGAGGTCAGTGATCAGAGAGTaatcagggtggggaggggttttAAATCCGCATTGAAATGTTTTTCCCTGGGAAGAAAAAGTCACGACATTTTCTGGGAGATACATGTTTTCTCTACCAGGCAGTATAGCCAGGTGGAAAATTTAAGAAGCAGTTATCCACTCAGCATAAAGAAAAGCTCTTgagttgctaagagggtagacCTAAATTTTCTCCACACACACGAAAAAGGTGATTATGTGGCATGATACAGTTGTAAGCTAATGCTACGgtggtaattattttgcaatattaaGTGTATCAAGTCAACAAGTTGTACACCATAAACTTACTCAATATTGTAGATCAATCATATCTCAGTAAAGCAGCGGGGAAGAGTCTCTGAATCCCTGCTCTCTCAGAGTTTCGCTACATGGTATTCTCATGCAACTCTTTATGGGGAAAAAAGGGTTTCAAATTGTTCTAAAtggaacgagagagagagagagagagagagagagggaaagagagattgattgtagttttgttttatttcaggaaaaagcCACAGAACAGCCCTGAGAGTACACAGCCAGGAACAGAATCCACGATCCCATCCGGTCGGGTCCCACAGAGGAACCCCTGCGCCTGCAGGTGGGCACAGATGCCACTGTTCACGGCACTGTCAGCCCTGATGCTGGACAATGCACCCTGCGGCTAGGCCTGCTGTCTCTGCTGCTCCTGACAACTGGACGACACTACTGCCACCTCTGCCACATGTGCCAAAGCATTCAGCACAATTCCAGCCTCCCTGTGTCACCATGTCCTGAGTCAGAGTCCAGCATGGGGTCACCTGCCTGGTGGGGCCTCAGGCTGTTTCAACCTGCCAGAATGTTTGGAAGCAGGTTTTTCTCTCTTATGGAGGGAGGTGGCCTCTACCTCCTACCAAGATCTTCAAGTTTGAAATTCCCCTAACTTGGGAAGAGGGTACAGATTCTAGGGGTGGAGGTTGAAggtgaggaagggaaaaagaatgacaaatttCAATTTTTGCAGCAGTGACCTAGACGACAACTTGACCTGGTACATTGTAAGCAGTCAggttggatggatgaataagtAATAAATGACATCTTTCAACTTCTTCTGTGATGTTCTGTTATGGGGTCCAGCTTCTGTCTACTCCAGTTTATACTCAGATAAGCAGAGTGCATTTTTCAATAATGAAATGATTACTCAAAATGTCCTCTCCCTACCTTTGTCTCCTTCTAAGCTTAAAAAAACAAGATCTGTAAGTCTTCATGGGATCCATACATAAACACTGACATTTTATACTaagtttcctatttctttgtacaTGCACATCTTTCTGGGGAAAGTATCCATATCACTTATCAGTTTACATGTGATCCCCACAAAAAAGTATCAATACTAGTTTAGACAGCAAGTTACTCAATCTCTGGTCCATGAGGAACTAATGATCCAACTGTCTTAGCAGATCCAATGACATGATATAAATGCTCATCTTTTTCTTGGCAATTACCAGTCTGGGTCAAGATAAGGGTAGAAGTTTACTTGCTTACACTCACTTTCAATGTCTGTATGTTTCTTATTGTGAGCTGAGAGCAAACATTTCACAAACCAGCACTGGCTCACAGAAGAGATAAAGTATCATTGGTTTAGGTGGACTTGTATTCTAGCACCTACCATGGTGCCAGATAAATAGCAGGAGTGAAAAAACAGGTCATGGAGACTCCATTCCCAGTAACGTGATAGAACTTGTTTTAAGGCTGCCTCTTCcagtgaaaacaaataaaaataataaataaagtttaagaaGCTTCCATAAGTACAGTATCAAGAGAATAATTGTTTAGGCCAAAATATAAATGTGGGTAATGACCCAGagggaaaaattgtttttatccTTAGGGCATTAGCCAAATCTGGAAA
This is a stretch of genomic DNA from Balaenoptera musculus isolate JJ_BM4_2016_0621 chromosome 11, mBalMus1.pri.v3, whole genome shotgun sequence. It encodes these proteins:
- the LOC118903642 gene encoding BOLA class I histocompatibility antigen, alpha chain BL3-7-like isoform X2, encoding MLVMAPRTLLLLLSGALALTETWAGSHSLRYFYTGVSRPGRGEPRFISVGYVDDTQFVRFDSDAPNPREEPRAPWVEQEGPEYWDRNTRIYKDTAQVYRVDLNTLRGYYNQSEAGSHTIQEMYGCDVGSDGRFLRGYSQDAYDGADYIALNEDLRSWTAADAAAQITKRKWEAAGEAERRRNYLEGRCVEWLLRYLETGKDTLQRADPPKTHVTHHPISDRAVTLRCWALGFYPEEISLTWQRDGEDQTQDMELVETRPSGDRTFQKWAALVVPSGEEQKYTCHVQHEGLQEPLTLRWEPPQPTVPIMGLIVGLVLLVVTGAVVAGAVIWRKKRSGEKGGSYAQAASSDSAQGSDVSLTDPKV
- the LOC118903642 gene encoding BOLA class I histocompatibility antigen, alpha chain BL3-7-like isoform X1: MLVMAPRTLLLLLSGALALTETWAGSHSLRYFYTGVSRPGRGEPRFISVGYVDDTQFVRFDSDAPNPREEPRAPWVEQEGPEYWDRNTRIYKDTAQVYRVDLNTLRGYYNQSEAGSHTIQEMYGCDVGSDGRFLRGYSQDAYDGADYIALNEDLRSWTAADAAAQITKRKWEAAGEAERRRNYLEGRCVEWLLRYLETGKDTLQRADPPKTHVTHHPISDRAVTLRCWALGFYPEEISLTWQRDGEDQTQDMELVETRPSGDRTFQKWAALVVPSGEEQKYTCHVQHEGLQEPLTLRWEPPQPTVPIMGLIVGLVLLVVTGAVVAGAVIWRKKRSGEKGGSYAQAASSDSAQGSDVSLTDPKGETLECLDWERCWGRGDAPGGGDL